In one window of Limnohabitans sp. MORI2 DNA:
- a CDS encoding YeeE/YedE family protein, with protein sequence MNLTSLIETFGDHAVLATGGALIGLIFGFFAQRSKFCARAAVIECCDASGGSRLGVWLIGFSVTILAVQGLVWAEFLKPEASRHLGAPGSISGAVVGGLMFGMGMIMTRGCASRLLILSANGNLRALLSGLVFAVTVQASISGLLAPARQWVTGLWMVEGGPERNLLHFTGAWMGLVVGLALGLVGLWRLRADTQDAPNTWNWAGVMVGVSIALGWGFTQLMAGVSFEPVAVQSLSFSSPSAEWLMRTLSTATAPSFGFDAGLLPGVFAGSLIAGVLFGEFKFEGFQTENKLGHYLTGAIFMGFGAVMAGGCTVGSGMTGGAIFSNTAWLTLVSIIAGAGLTYKVLKSINSPT encoded by the coding sequence GTGAATCTCACCAGCTTGATTGAAACCTTCGGAGACCATGCCGTGTTGGCCACGGGTGGCGCACTCATTGGTTTGATTTTTGGTTTCTTTGCGCAACGCTCTAAGTTTTGTGCACGCGCTGCTGTGATTGAGTGCTGCGACGCAAGCGGTGGCTCACGCTTGGGCGTCTGGTTGATCGGTTTTTCTGTGACCATCTTGGCCGTGCAAGGTTTGGTGTGGGCTGAGTTCTTGAAGCCTGAAGCCTCTCGCCATTTGGGTGCCCCCGGCAGCATTTCAGGTGCGGTGGTGGGTGGCTTGATGTTTGGCATGGGCATGATCATGACGCGCGGATGCGCCAGCCGTTTGCTCATTCTCTCGGCCAACGGCAATTTGCGTGCCCTGCTCTCGGGCTTGGTGTTTGCGGTGACGGTGCAAGCGTCAATTTCTGGTTTGTTGGCTCCCGCACGTCAGTGGGTCACAGGCTTGTGGATGGTCGAAGGCGGTCCTGAGCGCAACTTGCTTCATTTCACGGGCGCATGGATGGGCCTGGTCGTGGGCTTAGCGCTTGGCTTGGTTGGCCTGTGGCGTTTGCGTGCGGACACACAAGACGCCCCCAACACCTGGAACTGGGCAGGCGTGATGGTGGGTGTGTCGATTGCTTTGGGTTGGGGCTTCACCCAGCTGATGGCCGGTGTGTCGTTTGAACCTGTGGCCGTTCAAAGCTTGAGCTTCAGCAGCCCATCGGCAGAGTGGTTGATGCGCACGCTCTCCACCGCCACTGCACCGAGTTTTGGTTTTGATGCAGGCTTGTTGCCTGGTGTGTTTGCAGGCTCATTGATCGCAGGCGTGTTGTTTGGCGAATTCAAGTTTGAAGGTTTTCAAACAGAAAACAAACTGGGCCACTATTTGACAGGTGCCATCTTCATGGGCTTTGGCGCTGTGATGGCTGGCGGTTGCACCGTGGGCTCAGGCATGACTGGCGGTGCGATTTTTTCAAACACAGCGTGGCTCACGCTGGTGTCAATCATTGCTGGGGCTGGATTGACTTACAAAGTGTTGAAGTCTATCAACAGCCCCACCTGA
- a CDS encoding YeeE/YedE family protein, with amino-acid sequence MQRVIEFVLGLLFGLGLLISGMTDPGKVQGFLDVTGAWDPSLALVMGGGVMVGLLGFTWAKKKHSSFSGAPLQWPEMTQIDRPLVLGSLMFGTGWGLAGFCPGPALVAMAAGNDKALVFVLAMMAGMVLFDRFKSRDN; translated from the coding sequence ATGCAACGCGTGATTGAATTTGTGTTGGGCCTTTTGTTTGGTCTGGGTCTGTTGATTTCCGGCATGACTGACCCCGGCAAAGTACAAGGCTTTTTGGATGTGACGGGTGCGTGGGACCCATCACTCGCGCTCGTGATGGGCGGCGGTGTGATGGTGGGCTTGCTTGGGTTTACCTGGGCGAAAAAGAAACACAGCAGTTTTTCGGGTGCGCCCTTGCAATGGCCTGAGATGACGCAGATCGACCGCCCCTTGGTGCTAGGCAGCTTAATGTTTGGCACAGGCTGGGGCTTGGCTGGTTTTTGCCCCGGGCCTGCGCTGGTAGCCATGGCCGCCGGCAACGACAAAGCCTTGGTGTTTGTGCTGGCCATGATGGCGGGCATGGTGTTGTTTGACCGTTTCAAAAGCAGAGACAATTGA
- a CDS encoding YeeE/YedE family protein, whose amino-acid sequence MQIDWLHFTPWTSLLGGVLLGVAAAALFLNSGRILGITGILEGVLAPKHADSPWRFAFLLGLFAAPLAAKFFLPAELVHTPRIDANWAMVITAGVLVGYGTRWGAGCTSGHGICGLSRLSVRSLVATLSFMGTGFVTVFVIRHVL is encoded by the coding sequence ATGCAGATTGATTGGCTTCACTTCACACCTTGGACGTCTTTGTTAGGCGGCGTTTTACTCGGCGTTGCGGCGGCGGCTTTGTTTTTGAACAGCGGGCGCATCTTGGGTATCACCGGTATTTTGGAAGGGGTGCTCGCGCCCAAACATGCCGACTCGCCTTGGCGTTTTGCGTTTTTGCTGGGCCTGTTTGCCGCGCCTTTGGCGGCTAAGTTTTTCCTGCCCGCTGAGCTGGTGCACACCCCGCGCATAGACGCGAACTGGGCCATGGTGATCACCGCTGGTGTGTTGGTAGGCTACGGCACACGCTGGGGTGCAGGCTGCACCAGCGGCCACGGCATTTGCGGTTTGAGCCGTTTGTCTGTGCGCTCTCTCGTCGCTACTTTGTCGTTCATGGGCACGGGCTTTGTCACCGTGTTCGTGATTCGCCATGTTCTCTAA
- a CDS encoding MBL fold metallo-hydrolase: MKPLIHGIFDPATWTVTYVVYDQAGGTCAIIDSVLDYDPKSGRTSTASADQVIAFVKEQQLSVVWILETHAHADHLTAAPYLKAHLGGQTAIGDHITAVQRVFKGVFNLEGSFQVDGTQFDHLLHEDETFAIGQLTAKALYVPGHTPACLAYQVGDAVFVGDTLFMPDVGSARCDFPGGDAKTLYASARKILSLPAETRLFMCHDYPPEGRDVKFETTVAEQRALNIHLHDGIDEAEFVRMRTERDATLAMPVLILPAVQINIRAGEFPPKDDNGVSYLKIPLNAL, translated from the coding sequence ATGAAACCCCTCATCCACGGCATCTTCGACCCCGCCACTTGGACCGTCACCTATGTGGTTTACGACCAAGCGGGCGGCACCTGCGCCATCATTGATTCGGTGCTCGACTACGACCCCAAATCGGGTCGCACCAGCACGGCCTCGGCAGACCAAGTGATTGCGTTTGTGAAAGAGCAGCAGCTCAGCGTGGTCTGGATTTTGGAAACGCACGCACATGCGGACCACCTCACGGCTGCGCCTTATCTCAAAGCGCATTTAGGTGGGCAAACTGCGATTGGCGACCACATCACTGCAGTGCAACGCGTCTTCAAAGGCGTGTTCAATTTAGAAGGCAGCTTTCAAGTGGATGGCACACAGTTTGACCACCTGCTGCACGAAGACGAAACCTTCGCCATTGGTCAGCTCACAGCCAAAGCTCTGTATGTGCCTGGCCATACGCCTGCGTGCTTGGCTTACCAAGTGGGCGATGCGGTATTTGTGGGAGACACCTTGTTCATGCCCGATGTGGGCTCAGCGCGTTGTGACTTTCCTGGGGGAGATGCCAAAACACTCTATGCCTCAGCCCGCAAAATTTTGAGCTTGCCCGCTGAGACGCGCTTGTTCATGTGCCATGACTACCCGCCCGAGGGGCGCGACGTGAAGTTTGAAACCACAGTGGCTGAGCAACGTGCGCTCAACATTCACTTGCACGACGGCATCGACGAAGCCGAGTTTGTGCGCATGCGCACCGAACGCGATGCCACCTTAGCCATGCCTGTGCTGATCTTGCCTGCGGTGCAAATCAACATTCGTGCGGGTGAGTTCCCACCCAAGGACGACAACGGCGTGTCGTACCTCAAAATTCCTTTGAACGCGCTTTGA
- a CDS encoding sulfate ABC transporter substrate-binding protein: MIQRKHFLKTLVATALVAVSGLAAAQTAPVTLLNVSYDPTRELYSEFNAAFAKHWKAQTGQDVTIKQSHGGSGKQARSVIDGIDADVVTLALAGDIDALYKNGGLIPQDWQKRLPHNSSPYTSTIVLVVRQGNPKGIKDWDDLVKPGIGVITPNPKTSGGARWNYLAAWEFAKRKYGGEAKAKEFVKKLYENVPVLDTGARGSSVTFAQRNQGDVFISWENEAHLLEKEFGNKVDIVYPSISILAEPPVTVVDKNVERKGTRKVAEAYLNYLYTDEGQDIAGKNFYRPISAKAQAKYVKQLPKLNLFTLESAFGSWDKVGKEHFADGGQFDQIYLKK, from the coding sequence ATGATTCAACGCAAACACTTTCTCAAAACTCTGGTGGCCACAGCCTTGGTGGCTGTGAGCGGTTTGGCTGCTGCACAAACAGCACCTGTCACCTTGCTCAATGTGTCGTATGACCCAACCCGTGAGCTGTACTCTGAGTTCAATGCGGCTTTTGCCAAACACTGGAAAGCACAAACGGGCCAAGACGTGACCATCAAGCAGTCGCATGGTGGCTCTGGCAAACAAGCTCGCTCGGTCATTGACGGCATCGATGCAGACGTCGTCACCTTGGCACTGGCCGGCGACATTGATGCCTTGTACAAAAACGGTGGTCTCATTCCACAAGACTGGCAAAAGCGTTTGCCACACAACTCATCGCCTTACACCTCCACCATTGTGCTCGTGGTGCGTCAAGGTAACCCCAAAGGCATCAAAGACTGGGATGACTTGGTCAAGCCTGGCATCGGCGTCATCACGCCCAACCCCAAAACATCCGGCGGTGCACGCTGGAACTATTTGGCTGCTTGGGAATTTGCCAAACGCAAATACGGCGGTGAAGCGAAAGCCAAAGAGTTTGTGAAAAAACTCTACGAGAACGTGCCCGTGCTCGATACCGGCGCACGCGGCTCATCGGTCACGTTTGCACAGCGCAACCAAGGCGATGTGTTCATCTCTTGGGAAAACGAAGCGCACTTGCTTGAAAAAGAATTTGGCAACAAGGTAGACATCGTTTACCCATCGATCAGCATCTTGGCGGAACCCCCTGTGACCGTGGTCGATAAAAACGTCGAACGCAAAGGCACACGCAAAGTCGCAGAGGCTTACCTCAACTACCTCTACACCGACGAAGGTCAAGACATTGCAGGCAAAAACTTCTACCGCCCCATCTCTGCCAAAGCGCAAGCCAAGTATGTGAAGCAGTTGCCCAAACTCAACCTCTTCACGCTGGAGAGTGCATTTGGCAGCTGGGACAAAGTGGGCAAAGAGCACTTTGCAGACGGTGGGCAGTTCGATCAGATTTACCTGAAGAAATGA
- a CDS encoding alpha/beta hydrolase: MTQTPTILIVPGWRDSGPGHWQSLWAESIVGAVRVQQDNWISPTRSAWVGRIAETILAQDGPVVLVAHSLGCIASTHLPPEAVARVHGALLVAPADPERRAPLVDFAPVPYQPLPYRSVVVASSNDPYCPVRTAGAYARSWGSEFVRLQNAGHINIDSGFGAWPLGLALLQSLVETPLVFKSTTSAESHHSLELQTV; encoded by the coding sequence ATGACTCAAACACCCACCATCCTCATCGTGCCCGGTTGGCGCGACTCTGGCCCCGGCCACTGGCAAAGTCTGTGGGCGGAGTCCATTGTGGGCGCGGTGCGTGTGCAGCAAGACAACTGGATTTCTCCCACGCGTAGCGCATGGGTGGGACGCATTGCTGAAACCATCCTCGCGCAAGACGGCCCAGTGGTTCTGGTGGCGCACAGCTTGGGCTGCATCGCTTCTACCCACTTGCCACCCGAGGCAGTGGCGCGTGTGCATGGCGCTTTGTTGGTCGCACCGGCTGACCCTGAGCGACGCGCGCCCTTGGTCGACTTTGCACCTGTGCCGTACCAGCCCTTACCTTATCGCAGTGTGGTGGTGGCCAGCAGCAACGACCCGTATTGCCCTGTGAGAACCGCAGGGGCCTATGCCAGGTCATGGGGCAGCGAGTTTGTGCGCTTGCAAAACGCAGGGCACATCAACATCGACTCTGGTTTTGGTGCATGGCCCTTGGGGCTGGCACTGTTGCAGTCTTTGGTGGAAACACCTTTGGTATTTAAGTCGACCACATCGGCAGAGTCTCATCATTCTTTGGAGCTTCAAACGGTATGA
- a CDS encoding sulfate ABC transporter substrate-binding protein: MKKFLHTTLVAALLSASSLASAQTLLNASYDVAREFYKDYNQAFVAHYKKTTGKDIKIDQAHGGSSAQARAVNDGLDADVVSMNTTTDIEFLANNGVVAKDWAKKFPNNASPTTSTMLFLTRNGNPKGIKDWDDLTKPGVQVIVVNPKTGGNGRMAYLAAWAYARKKGQTDAQAAEFVGKIFKNVPVLAKGGRDATTIFLQRNIGDVLVTFESEVVSVDREFGEGKVDAVHPSVSIIAENPVAVVERTVAKKGTGELAKAYLNYLYSDEAQEIAAKHALRPRSPALLKKYAATFKPIQLVPVSEYFGSLSEAQKVHFNDGGQFDKIYTVK; the protein is encoded by the coding sequence ATGAAAAAATTTCTACACACCACCTTGGTCGCCGCGTTATTGAGCGCCAGCTCTTTGGCCTCTGCGCAAACACTGCTCAATGCGTCGTATGACGTGGCCCGTGAGTTCTACAAGGACTACAACCAAGCCTTTGTCGCGCACTACAAAAAGACCACAGGCAAAGACATCAAGATTGACCAAGCCCACGGTGGCTCTAGCGCCCAAGCCCGTGCCGTCAACGATGGATTGGATGCAGACGTGGTCAGCATGAACACCACCACTGATATTGAGTTTTTGGCCAACAACGGCGTGGTCGCCAAAGACTGGGCGAAGAAGTTCCCCAACAACGCATCGCCCACCACATCGACCATGTTGTTCCTCACGCGCAATGGCAACCCCAAGGGCATCAAGGACTGGGACGACCTGACCAAGCCTGGCGTGCAAGTCATCGTCGTTAACCCCAAAACGGGCGGCAATGGCCGCATGGCGTATTTGGCTGCTTGGGCCTATGCGCGTAAAAAAGGCCAAACCGATGCGCAAGCTGCTGAGTTTGTGGGCAAGATTTTCAAGAACGTACCCGTGCTCGCCAAAGGCGGTCGCGATGCCACCACCATCTTTTTGCAACGCAACATTGGCGATGTGTTGGTGACGTTTGAGTCCGAAGTCGTCTCGGTCGACCGCGAGTTTGGCGAAGGCAAGGTGGATGCCGTGCACCCATCAGTCAGCATCATTGCGGAGAACCCAGTGGCGGTGGTGGAACGCACAGTGGCTAAGAAAGGCACAGGCGAATTGGCCAAGGCTTACTTGAACTACCTGTACTCCGATGAAGCGCAAGAGATTGCAGCCAAACACGCCTTACGCCCACGCTCACCCGCCTTGCTGAAGAAGTATGCAGCCACCTTCAAGCCCATTCAGTTGGTGCCTGTGAGTGAGTATTTCGGTTCACTCAGTGAAGCGCAAAAAGTCCACTTCAACGATGGTGGCCAGTTCGACAAGATTTATACGGTGAAGTAA